The Ascochyta rabiei chromosome 10, complete sequence genome has a window encoding:
- a CDS encoding Ribose-phosphate diphosphokinase yields MATNSIKLLTGNSYPQLAQLVADRLGIELTKILVLQYSNQETSVTIGESVRDEDVFILQSTPPGDINDALMELLIMINACKTASARRITAVLPNFPYARQDKKDKSRAPITAKLMANMLQTAGCNHVITMDLHASQIQGFFNVPVDNLYAEPSTLRWIRENLDVKNCVIVSPDAGGAKRATSIADGLNLPFALIHKERTRPNEVSRMTLVGEVAGKTAILVDDMADTCGTLVKAASVLIDQGGAKDAIAIVTHGILSGTAIEALNGSRLKKIVVTNTVPHEEKKEMCDRIETIDISPTLAEACRRTHNGESVSFLFKHAPVD; encoded by the exons ATGGCGACAAACAGCATCAAGCTGCTTACTGGCAACAGCTACCCTCAGCTCGCCCAACTAGTAGCTGACAG GCTGGGGATTGAACTCACGAAAATTCTAGTCCTTCAGTACTCGAATCAAGAAACCTCCGTCACTATCGGTGAATCTGTCAGAGATGAAGATG TGTTCATCCTGCAATCTACCCCACCTGGCGACATCAACGATGCCCTCATGGAGCTCCTGATCATGATCAACGCATGCAAAACCGCATCTGCACGCCGTATTACTGCTGTCCTTCCGAACTTCCCATACGCCCGCCAGGACAAGAAGGACAAGTCCCGTGCCCCCATCACAGCCAAGCTGATGGCCAACATGCTTCAAACTGCCGGATGCAACCACGTGATTACTATGGATCTTCACGCCAGTCAAATCCAAGGGTTTTTCAACGTTCCTGTAGACAATCTCTACGCAGAGCCTAGTACGCTGAGATGGATTCGCGAGAACCTGGACGTAAAGAACTGTGTCATTGTCAGCCCTGATGCCGGAGGTGCCAAGCG AGCAACATCCATCGCTGATGGCCTCAACTTGCCATTTGCGCTTATCCACAAAGAACGCACCCGGCCAAACGAGGTCTCCAGAATGACACTTGTTGGAGAGGTAGCCGGCAAGACTGCTATTCTTGTCGACGACATGGCGGATACCTGCGGTACTCTTGTCAAAGCCGCAAGTGTCTTGATTGACCAGGGCGGCGCGAAGGACGCTATCGCCATTGTCACGCATGGTATCTTGAGTGGAACCGCCATCGAAGCTTTGAACGGTAGCAGGCTCAAGAAGATTGTTGTGACCAACACGGTACCCCacgaagagaagaaggagatgTGCGACCGCATTGAGACGATCGACATCAGCCCCACT CTCGCCGAGGCCTGCAGACGTACCCACAACGGCGAGAGTGTATCTTTCCTCTTCAAGCATGCGCCCGTTGATTAA
- a CDS encoding Phenylalanine--tRNA ligase gives MQARIPRLADTRVLLAAVFLGRDGRLQRGQSIEKMHIPRWSTASCRQVNRNAAFRIRTSQLRPWPCLQLVRGNSSAPPSQVVVEGRTYKTDEWMNTPPTILDAIPRRLHLQPDHPLTITRKLIESRFPGYKAHNGLFPIVSTAQNFDSLGFPPDHVGRNRTDTYYLNKETVLRTHTSAHQADTFRANETEGYLISADVYRRDAIDRSHYPVFHQMEGARTWDRSQAEKEGRSLAEIIWADVDKIPKHNVVVEDPNPTMHAERNPLQTTHSAEEVEAIAAHLKRSLEDMVITIFNAAKSASIVETEADEPLKVRWVEAYFPFTSPSWELEVWWQGEWLEVLGSGVVSQPILNNAGVSERVGWAFGLGLERIAMLLYSIPDIRLFWSKDTRFLSQFSEAGPIKTFVPFSKYPACFKDVSFWLQPKKSAAGGAGAGAASIHPPATAPTPSPSDSATSSSTIIPPAAPAPAAPSFHENDVMEIAREVCGDLVEDVRLVDEFEHPKTGKKSLCYRINYRSLERTLTNEETNALHERLRSLLVDRLGVELR, from the exons ATGCAGGCACGGATCCCGCGCTTGGCGGACACTCGCGTGCTGCTTGCTGCTGTTTTCTTGGGACGCGACGGTCGACTTCAGCGCGGGCAGTCCATCGAGAAAATGCACATACCGAGGTGGTCCACGGCATCGTGTCGCCAGGTGAACCGAAATGCGGCATTCAGGATACGGACGTCTCAACTGCGTCCCTGGCCGTGCCTGCAGTTGGTGAGAGGCAACTCTTCTG CGCCACCAAGCCAAGTCGTCGTTGAAGGACGAACATACAAAACAGACGAATGGATGAACACACCCCCAACAATCCTTGACGCCATACCCCGACGCCTGCACCTCCAACCAGACCACCCTCTCACCATCACCCGCAAACTCATCGAGTCACGCTTCCCCGGCTACAAAGCTCACAACGGTCTATTCCCCATTGTCTCTACTGCCCAGAACTTCGACTCCCTGGGCTTCCCACCGGACCATGTTGGCCGGAACCGAACCGACACATACTACCTGAACAAAGAGACCGTACTGCGCACCCACACCTCTGCTCACCAAGCCGACACCTTCCGCGCAAACGAGACCGAAGGGTACTTGATTAGCGCAGACGTTTACCGCCGCGATGCCATTGACCGCTCCCACTACCCTGTGTTCCACCAAATGGAGGGCGCACGAACGTGGGACCGTTCCCAGGCTGAAAAGGAAGGTAGATCCCTCGCAGAAATAATCTGGGCCGACGTGGACAAGATCCCAAAACACAACGTCGTAGTCGAGGACCCAAACCCCACGATGCATGCCGAGCGCAATCCACTACAGACCACACACTCCGCCGAGGAAGTCGAGGCCATCGCCGCGCACCTGAAGCGCAGTTTGGAGGACATGGTCATCACCATCTTCAACGCTGCCAAATCCGCTTCAATTGTAGAAACAGAAGCTGACGAGCCGCTGAAAGTCCGCTGGGTGGAAGCGTACTTTCCCTTCACGTCGCCCAGCTGGGAGCTCGAAGTCTGGTGGCAAGGTGAGTGGCTGGAAGTGCTGGGATCCGGAGTTGTATCTCAGCCCATCCTGAACAATGCCGGTGTGTCTGAACGCGTAGGCTGGGCGTTTGGTCTCGGTCTCGAGCGTATCGCCATGCTTCTGTACTCCATTCCCGACATTCGACTCTTCTGGTCCAAGGACACCCGCTTCTTGAGCCAATTCAGCGAAGCCGGACCGATCAAGACGTTTGTCCCCTTCAGCAAATATCCCGCGTGTTTCAAGGACGTGAGCTTCTGGCTTCAGCCCAAGAAGAGCGCTGCAGGGGGTGCGGGCGCAGGTGCGGCTTCTATTCACCCACCGGCAACAGCACCTACGCCATCCCCGTCAGATTCTGCAACTAGCTCCTCGACGATCATACCTCCTGCAGCGCCAGCTCCTGCAGCGCCTTCGTTCCACGAAAACGATGTCATGGAAATCGCGCGCGAGGTCTGTGGCGACCTGGTCGAGGATGTAAGGCTTGTGGATGAGTTTGAGCACCCCAAGACCGGCAAGAAAAGCTTGTGCTACCGCATCAACTATCGCAGCTTGGAACGCACGCTCACCAACGAGGAAACAAATGCATTGCATGAGCGGCTGCGCAGTCTCCTCGTTGACAGACTGGGTGTGGAGCTACGGTAG
- a CDS encoding Mitochondrial dicarboxylate transporter → MSALKTQRSGAEVRKSEDVVSVMKVVNRPVHYPFWFGGSASCCATLFTHPLDLVKVRLQTQAASGAKLNMSQMFAHIARTDGFGGLYRGLSAAQLRQITYSMTRFGVYEALKERFTTADAKPSFLTLVGMASISGFLGGVAGNPGDILNVRMQHDSALPPEKRRNYKHALDGVIRMAREEGVASLWKGVWPNCGRAVLMTIGQLATYDGFKGLLLKYTPLQDNLNTHFTASFMAGFVATTICSPVDVIKTRVMSSHVKEGLVKLVTDITRQEGLRWMFKGWVPSFIRVGPHTVLTFLFLEQHKKYFRRFKGLE, encoded by the exons ATGTCAGCCCTCAAGACGCAGAGAAGTGGTGCTGAGGTGAGGAAGAGCGAGGATGTGGTGAGCGTGATGAAGGTGGTGAACAGGCCAGTGCATTATCCCTTCTGGTTTGGAGGGAGCGCGAGTTGCTGTGCGACGCTGTTCACACACCCACTGGATCTTG TCAAG GTCCGGTTACAAACACAGGCAGCCAGCGGCGCTAAGCTGAACATGTCCCAAATGTTCGCCCACATTGCGAGGACAGACGGCTTTGGCGGCCTATACCGTGGC CTCTCAGCCGCCCAACTCCGCCAGATAACCTACTCCATGACGCGCTTCGGTGTCTACGAGGCCCTCAAAGAACGCTTCACCACAGCAGACGCAAAACCCTCCTTCCTGACTCTGGTCGGCATGGCCTCTATCTCTGGCTTCCTCGGCGGCGTCGCCGGCAACCCAGGCGACATCCTCAACGTCCGCATGCAGCACGACTCTGCGCTTCCGCCGGAGAAGCGACGCAACTACAAACACGCCCTGGATGGCGTGATACGCATGGCGCGCGAAGAAGGCGTGGCCAGCCTCTGGAAAGGCGTGTGGCCCAACTGCGGACGAGCGGTGCTCATGACAATCGGACAGTTGGCCACCTACGACGGCTTCAAGGGCCTGCTGCTCAAGTACACGCCGCTGCAGGACAACCTGAACACGCACTTCACCGCCTCCTTCATGGCGGGCTTCGTCGCAACGACAATCTGCTCGCCCGTCGACGTGATCAAGACGCGCGTCATGAGCTCCCACGTCAAGGAAGGCCTGGTCAAGCTCGTCACCGACATCACCCGCCAGGAGGGCCTGCGGTGGATGTTCAAGGGCTGGGTCCCAAGCTTCATCCGCGTCGGTCCGCACACCGTCCTCACCTTCTTGTTTCTGGAGCAGCATAAGAAGTACTTCAGGCGGTTCAAGGGTCTGGAGTAG
- a CDS encoding RNA polymerase II subunit 3, with the protein MDYDADGGAINVRFLQADNQRAQFIVQNFNLETANSLRRVMLAEIPTLAIDVVEVLDNTSVLADEFVCHRLGLVPLSSRGVDDLLYSRDCDCEGYCDNCSVVLTLNAKCTGSEIMKVYARDLVIESNRPNDEVGRPVIVDPEGTGSCIVKLRRGQAIHMRCIAKKGIAKEHAKWAPSAAIGFEYDPANKLHHLDYWHEEDADAEWPKDQDRINLDGGPANPDEPFNYNAVPTRFFYDVETVGGLDPDQIVTKGISTLQTKLAEVIRELSGGVGPDGAGFEGAQSPTLNGGYGGGPEAGYTTPGYGGASQWGGAGGAQGGTTPYGATPYGGGTGW; encoded by the exons ATGGATTACGATGCAGATGGCGGCGCAATCAACGTGCGCTTCTTGCAG GCCGACAACCAGCGCGCCCAGTTCATCGTCCAGAACTTCAACCTCGAGACGGCCAACTCGTTACGGCGGGTGATGCTCGCCGAGATCCCCACGCTCGCCATCGACGTCGTAGAAGTGCTCGACAACACTTCGGTGCTCGCCGACGAGTTTGTGTGCCACCGTCTCGGTCTTGTCCCCCTGTCATCGAGGGGCGTCGACGACCTACTCTACTCGcgcgactgcgactgcgagGGCTACTGCGACAATTGCTCCGTCGTCCTGACGCTGAATGCAAAATGCACGGGCAGCGAGATCATGAAGGTGTATGCGCGGGATCTGGTCATCGAGAGCAACAGGCCCAACGACGAGGTAGGGCGGCCCGTCATTGTGGATCCCGAGGGCACGGGCAGCTGCATTGTGAAGCTGCGGAGAGGGCAGGCCATCCACATGCGCTGCATCGCAAAGAAGGGTATCGCCAAGGAGCACGCAAAGTGGGCGCCTTCTGCGGCGATAGGCTTCGAGTACGACCCGGCGAACAAGCTACACCATCTGGACTACTGGCACGAAGAGGACGCTGACGCGGAGTG GCCCAAAGATCAAGACCGTATCAACCTCGACGGCGGCCCAGCCAACCCGGACGAACCCTTCAACTACAACGCTGTCCCAACCCGCTTCTTCTACGACGTCGAGACAGTAGGCGGCCTAGACCCCGATCAGATTGTCACAAAGGGCATTTCGACACTACAGACCAAGCTGGCCGAGGTCATTCGAGAGCTTTCTGGAGGCGTAGGACCAGACGGCGCAGGCTTCGAGGGCGCGCAAAGTCCCACGCTCAACGGCGGCTATGGTGGTGGGCCAGAAGCTGGGTACACAACGCCTGGCTATGGCGGCGCCAGTCAGTGGGGAGGCGCAGGTGGTGCACAGGGCGGGACGACACCATACGGTGCGACGCCCTACGGAGGAGGGACAGGCTGGTAG
- a CDS encoding 40S ribosomal protein S6, which produces MKLNISYPNNGTQKLIEIEDERKLRVFMDRRMGQEVPGDSVGDEFKGYILRITGGNDKQGFPMKQGVMHPTRVRLLLADGHSCYRPRRTGERKRKSVRGCIVAMDLSVIALSIVKKGDADIPGLTDVVHPKRLGPKRATKIRRFFGLSKEDDVRKFVIRREVQPKKEGAKPYTKAPKIQRLVTPQRLQHKRHRVALKRRRAEASKDAANEYAQILSKRISEAKASHDEARKRRASSMRH; this is translated from the exons ATGAAGCTCAACATCTCCTACCCCAACAATGGCACCCAGAAGCTGATCGAGATTGAAGACGAGCGCAAGCTCCGCGTCTTCATGGACCGCCGCATGGGCCAGGAAGTCCCCGGCGACAGCGTCGGCGACGAGTTCAAGGGCTACATCCTCCGCATCACCGGTGGAAACGACAAGCAGGGTTTCCCGATGAAGCAGGGTGTCATGCACCCTACCCGTGTCCGTCTCCTCCTCGCTGACGGCCACTCTTGCTACCGCCCCCGCCGCACTGGTGAGCGCAAGCGCAAGTCCGTTCGCGGCTGCATCGTCGCCATGGACCTGTCTGTCATTGCCCTCTCCATCGTCAAGAAGGGTGATGCCGACATCCCCGGCCTGACCGACGTCGTTCACCCCAAGCGTCTCGGACCCAAGCGCGCAACCAAGATCCGCCGCTTCTTCGGTCTCAGCAAGGAAGATGAT GTCCGCAAGTTCGTCATCCGCCGCGAGGTTCAGCCCAAGAAGGAGGGCGCAAAGCCCTACACCAAGGCCCCCAAGATCCAGCGTCTTGTTACTCCTCAGCGTCTCCAGCACAAGCGCCACCGTGTCGCACTCAAGCGCCGCCGCGCGGAAGCCTCCAAGGACGCCGCC AACGAGTACGCTCAGATCCTCTCCAAGCGCATCTCTGAGGCCAAGGCTTCCCACGACGAGGCCCGCAAGAGGCGTGCCTCTTCCATGCGCCACTAG
- a CDS encoding Protein geranylgeranyltransferase type II: MASHGISRGSAPIVRSEEARQKELLQIKAYKDLSDLVNSKVAEREHTFEVLGLVTKLLNENPEYYTIWNHRRRVLLALVAEEAQLPDELLQSDLQLTFALLRKFPKCYWIWNHRDWLLQKAEPLLGTDAACKLWTGELQLVNKMLHADSRNFHAWSYRRIVVSKIERLGSLTTEPADKSSSLAQSEFDYTTKMIKTNLSNFSAWHNRSQLIPQILHERNADAKARRIFLAAELELICEAINTDPFDQSIWFYHQYLMSTISQSCPPGSLIIKDLTNGERQKYYENEMEYIREILEDEPDCKWIYEGLLGLAEAYLEVDAGTGAVTTKDMRVWLAELKRLDALRAGRWDDLERKLKL, encoded by the exons ATGGCAAGT CATGGAATCTCACGTGGCTCGGCCCCTATCGTCCGCTCAGAGGAGGCGCGACAGAAAGAATTGCTGCAAATCAAGGCCTACAAGGACTTGTCTGACCTCGTAAATTCCAAG GTAGCGGAGAGGGAACACACGTTCGAGGTTCTTGGCCTGGTTACGAAGCTCTTGAACGAGAACCCTGAGTACTACACGATTTGGAATCACCGCAGACGGGTGTTGCTTGCGCTGGTCGCCGAAGAAGCACAATTACCGGACGAGTTGTTGCAGAGCGATTTACAGCTGACGTTCGCGCTGCTTCGCAAGTTTCCCAAATGTTACTGGATCTGGAATCACAGGGACTGGCTCCTACAAAAAGCAGAGCCGCTATTGGGTACAGATGCAGCATGCAAGCTCTGGACTGGAGAGTTACAGTTGGTCAACAAGATGCTACATGCTGATAGCCGTAATTTCCACGCTTGGAGCTATCGACGTATCGTAGTATCAAAAATCGAGCGCCTGGGCTCTCTCACAACTGAGCCTGCAGACAAGAGCTCAAGCCTCGCACAGTCTGAGTTCGACTATACCACCAAAATGATCAAAACCAATCTGTCTAACTTCTCAGCCTGGCACAATCGCAGCCAGCTGATCCCTCAAATCCTCCACGAGCGCAACGCAGATGCAAAGGCGCGCCGGATTTTCCTAGCAGCAGAGCTCGAGCTCATTTGCGAGGCGATCAACACCGATCCATTCGATCAGTCCATCTGGTTCTACCACCAGTACCTGATGTCAACTATCTCTCAGTCCTGTCCCCCAGGCAGCCTCATTATCAAGGATTTGACCAACGGCGAGCGGCAGAAGTATTATGAGAACGAGATGGAGTATATCAGAGAGATCCTGGAGGATGAACCAGACTGCAAGTGGATATACGAGGGTCTACTCGGACTCGCAGAGGCATATTTGGAGGTGGATGCGGGCACAGGAGCTGTCACAACGAAGGACATGAGGGTGTGGCTGGCGGAGTTGAAGCGTCTAGATGCGCTGCGAGCAGGCCGATGGGACGATTTGGAGAGAAAGCTCAAGCTGTGA